Within the Syntrophorhabdaceae bacterium genome, the region GAGAGCAGGTTCTGCTCGAGCTCCGGGAATCTCTTCTTCCAGTGGTCTACAGGCGGCTTCTCGTCTTTGCGGCTCATGCCCCGTCTGTTGTTGACGGCCCTGTGGAGGTTTCTGCTCCGATTGACGATCTTCTTGAGCCCTGCCTCATCGAGATCGAGTCCCGTTGCTGCCGAGATGATCTTCGGGTAGTTGTGAATGTGGTAGGGGGGCTTTAAGCAGAAGGAGGACATGCCGGCGCATACGCAGCAGGCGTCGTCGATGTTGTGGAGCATCTCCATCCAGTCGACGATCTCACTGCACATGTCGGCGGTGGGGAAATAGGGGATGCCCATCTCGCCTCGGGGCTCCCAGTCGAGGAGGTACTGTTTCATGTGCTCGCTCGGAAGCTGGGGCCATTCTTTTACGAAGGCCTCTCTCTGCTCTCTCGTGGGGAAGGCGGCCTGGGGCCAGTTCCCTTCGATCTGGGTAATGCTGATCTTCTCGTTGGTGGCATACATGAGGAAGTAGAGAGGATCGAGGGTCCCGAGCTTCAGAGGGAGCTGCTCATGCCTCTTGATCGTATTGTGGTCGAATGCCTCCGCGCCGTTGCCGATCGCGCGGGCCGCATAGTAGACGCCGTCGGCGAGCACGTCTCCGATGCCTTCCCTGCGGGCAACCCGGTCGAGGAGCCAGAGGAACCTTCCCTCTTTATCCTTGGGGGCTCCGTCGAAATCTTTGTCGGTTAATATGCCGGCATCATAAAGCTCGATGCCGAAGGCGATGATCTGGGGGGTCGAGAAGGAGTCCATCCCGTATTCGGTCGCCCTCTGGAGGGTCTTCCAGGCAAAGTCCATGGTATCTACATAGGAAGCCATGGCATAGGTCAGCTTGCCGAAGCATTTTGCCATGTAGCGGGGGGTATCCTTATAGGAGATCAGCGCGCCGCAGTGCTGGGGACAGTTAAAGCAGCTGATGAGGCGCTTGATGCCTTCCTTCTGCGTCTTCGGCCACTCCTCTGCGATGGTGTCATCCCAGAATCCCCTTCTTCTCGTACGGGCGTTGCCCCACATGAAGTTCTCCGTGTGCCACTTCTCGTCCGTATGGACCATCTCCTGGGGAGAGCCGATACCGGAGAGGATGGTCATGACGTCGGGGATGGGGTTCGTGTTCCGGTAATTGATATAGGCCATCATGTCGCGCATGTGCTGGAGGAACTCTTCGCCCCTGGCGAGGTTGATGTCTTTCGTGCCCCGTACCGCCACTGCCTTGATCTTCTTATCTCCCATGACCGCGCCGCCGCCTAACCTGCTGGCGGAGGACCTGCCCTGCTCGATGGAGGCGGTGAAGCACCTGTTCTCTCCGGCAAGACCGATGGCCGCGACCTGGGCGTTGGGGCAGTTGAGCTCTTTTCTGATGAGGTCCTGGGTCTCGAGGGCGCCCCTGCCTTTCAGGTGGCGGGCGTCACGTATCTCTACCTTGTCGTTGTTGATCCAGATGTAGACCCAATCGGGCGACTTGTTGCGGAAGAGTACCTTGTCATACCCCGCGTACTTCAGCTCTGCTGACCAGAACCCGCCCATCATGGGGTAGGCGAGGAGCCCCGACTGGGGGGACATGAAGGTCACTACCGTGCGGTTCGCGCTGAAGGCCGGGGTGGCGTTGAGAATACCGGAGCTGAATATCAGCAGGTTCTCGTCGTCAAAGGCCTGCGTCTCAGCGGGCACGCGGTCCCAGTGGAGCTTTACGCTGGTGCCGAGACCTCCGAGATGGGTTTCCAGCAGCTTAGGGTCGGTCTCCACCCGTTCAATGTTTTTTGTAGCTAAATCGATCTCCAGATTATACCCTGTTTCTCCGTATCTCATGTTTTACCCCTTTAAATATCTATCTCCGCGGCCCGCAGTTTCAGCCGCGTATGTAGGCTTCCCGAAATGATTTGCCATAGGGTCCACATTTTGTGAAGGACTTTCACAATTAAGTCCTCTCGCCCCTCCTCGCATCTCCGCAGCCAAATTACCGGTCACGCAGGCTCACTTCACTATTCAGATTTTCCAATATCGTAGTCAAGTTTAACAAATTGCTCTAAACCTGTCAAGAGCCAAAGATGAAAAAATTCACAAGATAAAATCATCCCTTCCATGGCTCTCAAATAACAGGTTATTTTCCCTCTGAGGCAACCGTTGTGAATTGGCTTCACAAATCAAATCCTCTAATCCTGTCCGTCCTGTGAGTAGGGGATAGACAGGACTTATCTCACGAATTATTCGGAATATATTTAAATTTATCAGATCAATCTATAGCTGTCAACCACCAAAGATAAACCGATTCACAGGTAGCAAAAGACGAATAATATCAGAGCTTTGGGAGGCTGCCGGCACCGGCCTTAGATGGCCGGGGAAAACACGGGAAGCGCTTCGGATCGTATAGTCGTCTTCCAACCACTTTCGGATCAACTCAAAAATCGCCGTCCGGGGGCCAAGGAAGCGATACAACCCAAATTCATCGAGCGTAACCCGGGAGTGGCAACGAAAAGGGGCTCCCTGGGGCATAGCGCCAATTACTAGCTCGTATAGATCAAATGAGAGAGAATGTGCCTCCGGCGCGTGGGGTTCATCCTGAAGGGGTCGACATGAAATTTTGTTGACTTTATACCGACTTTCTCTTATCAATTAAGTAAAAAGGGAGCTTTTGTGAAATGACTGTTTTATCGCTGACTCAGGTCGATGTTTTGCGCTTGTCCACGTCCGGTTCCGATACTCCATGGATCGAAGGAACCGCCGGAGTGGCTGTCGAAGCGCCTTTAACTATAGATATCGAAGGGGTAGATTCGTACACCGTGCTCTGCAGTCCGGGCGACAGAAGGGCCATGGCCGTAGGCTTTATGTTTTCAGAGGGGATTATCAAGGGAGTAGGGGATATTGCTCTCCTCGCGGATTGCATCGATTTCGAGGAAATGATGCGGGTGCGGCTCAATAGCCCACCGGCAAATGAGACGGGTACACCCGGACGGAACATGCTCGTCGTCTCCTCGTGCGGCATGTGCGGAAGCACGGATATGAAGGAGAGGATTGCGGACCTGCCGAAGGTGGGAAACACGCTTCTCATCGATGTTGAGACAATTGAGCGCGTGATGCAATCTCTGGGAGAGAGGCAGGAAGTATTCAACAAAACAAGAGGGACCCACGGGATCACCATATTCGACGGCAGGGGGGATGTGGTCTCATTTGCCGAAGATATCGGCAGGCATAATGCACTGGACAAAGCCATCGGGAAAATACTGCTTGAGGGAAAAACGTCCGTAGGCTGCGGCGCCGTGCTTTCCGGCAGGGTCAGTTTCGAAATGGTCTCCAAGTGCAGCCTCGCGGGTATCG harbors:
- a CDS encoding aldehyde ferredoxin oxidoreductase C-terminal domain-containing protein, with the translated sequence MRYGETGYNLEIDLATKNIERVETDPKLLETHLGGLGTSVKLHWDRVPAETQAFDDENLLIFSSGILNATPAFSANRTVVTFMSPQSGLLAYPMMGGFWSAELKYAGYDKVLFRNKSPDWVYIWINNDKVEIRDARHLKGRGALETQDLIRKELNCPNAQVAAIGLAGENRCFTASIEQGRSSASRLGGGAVMGDKKIKAVAVRGTKDINLARGEEFLQHMRDMMAYINYRNTNPIPDVMTILSGIGSPQEMVHTDEKWHTENFMWGNARTRRRGFWDDTIAEEWPKTQKEGIKRLISCFNCPQHCGALISYKDTPRYMAKCFGKLTYAMASYVDTMDFAWKTLQRATEYGMDSFSTPQIIAFGIELYDAGILTDKDFDGAPKDKEGRFLWLLDRVARREGIGDVLADGVYYAARAIGNGAEAFDHNTIKRHEQLPLKLGTLDPLYFLMYATNEKISITQIEGNWPQAAFPTREQREAFVKEWPQLPSEHMKQYLLDWEPRGEMGIPYFPTADMCSEIVDWMEMLHNIDDACCVCAGMSSFCLKPPYHIHNYPKIISAATGLDLDEAGLKKIVNRSRNLHRAVNNRRGMSRKDEKPPVDHWKKRFPELEQNLLSTYYKFKGWNDDGIPTRARLEELDLGYVAEDLEKRGILKDGQD
- the fdhD gene encoding formate dehydrogenase accessory sulfurtransferase FdhD, producing the protein MTVLSLTQVDVLRLSTSGSDTPWIEGTAGVAVEAPLTIDIEGVDSYTVLCSPGDRRAMAVGFMFSEGIIKGVGDIALLADCIDFEEMMRVRLNSPPANETGTPGRNMLVVSSCGMCGSTDMKERIADLPKVGNTLLIDVETIERVMQSLGERQEVFNKTRGTHGITIFDGRGDVVSFAEDIGRHNALDKAIGKILLEGKTSVGCGAVLSGRVSFEMVSKCSLAGIEIILAVSAPTSLALDAASHCGITLCASVREGKATIFTNPQRIRRA